The following proteins come from a genomic window of Peromyscus eremicus chromosome 23, PerEre_H2_v1, whole genome shotgun sequence:
- the Gigyf1 gene encoding GRB10-interacting GYF protein 1 isoform X1, with protein MAAETLNFGPEWLRALSSGGSVASPPPSPAMPKYKLADYRYGREEMLALYVKENKVPEELRDKEFAAVLQEEPLQPLALEPLTEEEQRNFSLSVNSVAVLRLMGKGAGPPLAATSRGRGSTRSRGRGRGDSCFYQRSIEEGDGAFGRNPREIQRSQSWDDRGERRFEKSARRDGARSGFEEGGAGPRKEHARSDSENWRSLREEQEEDGSWRLGAGPRRDGDRWRSTSPDGGPRSAGWREHGERRRKFDFDLRGERGGCGEDDGRVGGGSSHLRRCRGLDGFEEDKDGLPEWCLDDEDEEMGTFDASGAFLPLKKGPKEPIPEEQELDFQGLEEEEEEPSEGVDEEGPEAGGKEVTPLPPPEKSSSPSSLPALGPLWTTQEDGDEAVEKELPPAEGDEMRGLSLSPGVGSPPGPPGDLEDEEGLKHLQQEAEKLVASLQDSSLEEEQFTAAMQTQGLRHSTAATALPLSHGAARKWFYKDPQGEIQGPFTTQEMAEWFQAGYFPMSLLVKRGCDEGFQPLGEVIKMWGRVPFAPGPSPPPLLGNMDQERLKKQQELAAAALYQQLQHQHFLQLVGSRQLPQCTLREKAAMGDLTPPQQQQQLTTFLQQLQALKTPRGGDQNLLPTMSRSLSVPDSGPLWDLHTSASSQSGGEASLWDIPINSSTQGPILEQLQLQHKFQERREVELRAKREEEERKRREEKRRQQQQQQEEQKRRQEEEELFRRKQVRQQELLLKLLQQQQATNVPVPPAPSSPPPLWAGLAKQGLSMKTLLELQMESERQLHKQPAPREPLRAQAPNHRVLGGLGTAPLNQWVSEAGPLWGGPDKSGGSSSGSLGLWEDTLKSGGSLARSLGLKNSRSSPSLSDSYSHLSGRPVRKKTEEEDKLLKLLQGIPRPQDGFTQWCEQMLHTLSTTGSLDVPMAVAILKEVESPYDVHDYIRSCLGDTLEAKEFAKQFLERRAKQKASQQRQQQQQQQQQVESWGTWGGRVPRTLLTPRSLALGGLAEQYLPTDSLSGQPQHQTGPWGGQQGQEAGADATLRPQHLGVLPARPFR; from the exons ATGGCAGCGGAGACGCTCAACTTTGGGCCTGAGTG GCTGAGGGCCCTGTCGAGTGGTGGCAGTGTGGCCTCTCCACCTCCATCCCCTGCCATGCCCAAATACAAGCTGGCCGACTACCGCTACGGGCGAGAGGAGATGCTGGCCCTCTATGTCAAGGAGAACAAG GTCCCCGAGGAGCTGAGGGACAAGGAGTTCGCCGCGGTGTTACAGGAGGAGCCATTGCAACCTCTGGCCCTGGAACCTCTGACTGAGGAGGAGCAG AGAAACTTCTCCCTGTCAGTGAACAGTGTGGCCGTGCTGAGGCTGATGGGGAAAGGGGCTGGGCCCCCTTTGGCTGCCACCTCCCGTGGCAGGGGCAGCACACGGAGCCGAG GCCGTGGCCGTGGGGACAGCTGCTTTTACCAAAGAAGCATTGAGGAAGGCGATGGGGCCTTCGGACGCAATCCCCGGGAGATCCAGCGAAGccagagctgggatgacag AGGTGAGAGGCGGTTTGAGAAGTCTGCAAGGAGGGACGGAG CACGATCTGGGTttgaggagggaggggctggcCCGAGGAAGGAGCACGCACGCTCAGACAGTGAGAACTGGCGTTCACTgcgagaggagcaggaggaggatggCAGCTGGAGACTCGGGGCAGGACCCCGACGGGACGGTGATCGCTGGCGTTCTACCAGCCCTG ATGGCGGTCCCCGCTCTGCTGGCTGGCGGGAGCATGGGGAGCGGAGGCGCAAGTTTGATTTTGACTTGCGAGGGGAGCGAGGAGGGTGTGGTGAAGACGACGGGCGGGTTGGGGGAGGCAGCTCCCACCTCCGGCGATGCCGGGGCCTCGATGGGTTTGAAGAGGACAAGGACGGGCTCCCTGAGTGGTGCCTGGATGATGAAGATGAGGAGATGGGGACTTTCGACGCCTCGGGGGCCTTCTTGCCCCTTAAG AAGGGCCCCAAGGAACCGATTCCCGAGGAGCAAGAGCTTGATTTCCAGggcctggaggaagaggaggaggagccttcCGAGGGGGTAGATGAAGAGGGGCCTGAGGCAG GGGGGAAGGAGGTGACCCCATTGCCTCCTCCAGAGAAGTCTAGCTCCCCGTCTTCACTGCCTGCCTTGGGCCCTCTCTGGACGACGCAGGAGGATGGTGATGAAGCAGTGGAGAAAGAGCTTCCGCCCGCTGAAG GAGACGAGATGAGGGGACTGTCCCTGAGCCCTGGAGTCGGCTCACCTCCTGGCCCACCTGGAGATCTGGAAGATGAAGAAGGCTTGAAGCACCTGCAGCAG gaggcagagaagctGGTGGCCTCCCTGCAGGACAGCTCCCTGGAGGAGGAGCAGTTTACGGCTGCCATGCAGACCCAGGGCCTTCGCCACTCCACAGCCGCCACTGCCCTCCCCCTCAGCCATGGCGCTGCCCGAAAGTGGTTCTACAAGGACCCACAGGGGGAAATCCAAG GCCCGTTCACGACCCAGGAGATGGCGGAGTGGTTCCAGGCCGGCTATTTCCCCATGTCACTCCTAGTGAAGAGGGGGTGTGACGAGGGCTTCCAGCCTCTGGGAGAGGTGATCAAGATGTGGGGCCGCGTGCCCTTTGCCCCCGGGCCCTCGCCACCCCCGCTGCTG GGGAACATGGATCAGGAGCGGCTGAAGAAGCAGCAGGAGCTGGCTGCCGCGGCCCTCTACCAGCAGCTGCAGCACCAGCACTTTCTGCAGCTGGTTGGCAG CCGCCAGCTCCCGCAGTGCACGCTCCGGGAAAAGGCAGCTATGGGGGACCTGACGccgccgcagcagcagcagcagctcacaaccttcctgCAGCAGCTCCAGGCTCTCAAAAcccccag GGGTGGGGACCAGAACCTGCTCCCGACGATGAGCCGGTCCTTGTCGGTGCCAGATTCAGGCCCCCTCTGGGACTTACATACCTCAGCTTCATCACAGTCAG GTGGTGAGGCCAGTCTTTGGGACATACCAATTAACTCTTCGACTCAGGGTCCAATTCTAGAACAACTCCAGCTGCAACATAAA TTTCAAGAGCGCAGAGAAGTGGAGCTCAGGGCGAAGCGTGAGGAAGAGGAGCGCAAACGCCGTGAGGAGAAGCGccgtcagcagcagcagcagcaggaggagcagaagcggcggcaggaggaggaggagctctTCCGGCGCAAGCAG GTGCGGCAGCAGGAACTGCTGCTGAAGCTGCTACAGCAGCAGCAAGCCACGAATGTCCCTGTGCCCCCTGCACCCAGCTCCCCGCCCCCACTCTGGGCTGGCCTAGCCAAGCAGGGTCTGTCCATGAAGACTCTGCTGGAGCTGCAGATGGAGAGCGAGCGGCAGCTGCACAAGCAGCCTGCACCCCGGGAGCCTCTGCGGGCCCAGGCCCCCAACCACCGAGTG CTTGGGGGCTTGGGCACTGCCCCTCTGAACCAGTGGGTGTCTGAGGCTGGGCCACTGTGGGGCGGGCCAGACAAGAGTGGgggcagcagcagtggcagccTGGGACTCTGGGAAGACACCCTCAAGAGTGGCGGGAGCCTGGCCCGGAGCTTGGGCCTAAAGAACAGTCGGAGCAGCCCATCT CTCAGTGACTCGTACAGTCACCTGTCAGGTCGACCTGTTCGCaaaaagacagaagaggaagatAAGTTGCTGAAGCTGCTCCAGGGCATCCCTCGGCCCCAGGACGGCTTCACCCAGTGGTGTGAGCAGATGCTACACACCCTGAGCACCACAGGCAGCCTGGATG TGCCCATGGCTGTAGCGATCCTCAAGGAGGTGGAGTCCCCCTATGATGTCCATGATTATATCCGTTCCTGCCTGGGGGACACGCTGGAAGCCAAAGAATTTGCCAAACAATTCCTGGAGCGGAGGGCCAAGCAGAAAGCCAGCcaacagcggcagcagcagcagcagcaacagcagcaggtgGAGTCTTGGGGGACCTGGGGAGGCAGGGTGCCCAGGACTCTCCTGACTCCACGCTCTCTTGCCTTAGGAGGCCTGGCTGAGCAGTACCTCCCTACAGACAGCCTTTCAGGCCAACCACAGCACCAAACTGGGCCCTGGGGAGGGCAGCAAGGCCAAGAGGCGGGCGCTGATGCTACACTCAGACCCCAGCATCTTGG GGTACTCCCTGCACGGCCCTTCCGATGA
- the Gigyf1 gene encoding GRB10-interacting GYF protein 1 isoform X2, translating to MAAETLNFGPEWLRALSSGGSVASPPPSPAMPKYKLADYRYGREEMLALYVKENKVPEELRDKEFAAVLQEEPLQPLALEPLTEEEQRNFSLSVNSVAVLRLMGKGAGPPLAATSRGRGSTRSRGRGRGDSCFYQRSIEEGDGAFGRNPREIQRSQSWDDRGERRFEKSARRDGARSGFEEGGAGPRKEHARSDSENWRSLREEQEEDGSWRLGAGPRRDGDRWRSTSPDGGPRSAGWREHGERRRKFDFDLRGERGGCGEDDGRVGGGSSHLRRCRGLDGFEEDKDGLPEWCLDDEDEEMGTFDASGAFLPLKKGPKEPIPEEQELDFQGLEEEEEEPSEGVDEEGPEAGGKEVTPLPPPEKSSSPSSLPALGPLWTTQEDGDEAVEKELPPAEGDEMRGLSLSPGVGSPPGPPGDLEDEEGLKHLQQEAEKLVASLQDSSLEEEQFTAAMQTQGLRHSTAATALPLSHGAARKWFYKDPQGEIQGPFTTQEMAEWFQAGYFPMSLLVKRGCDEGFQPLGEVIKMWGRVPFAPGPSPPPLLGNMDQERLKKQQELAAAALYQQLQHQHFLQLVGSRQLPQCTLREKAAMGDLTPPQQQQQLTTFLQQLQALKTPRGGDQNLLPTMSRSLSVPDSGPLWDLHTSASSQSGGEASLWDIPINSSTQGPILEQLQLQHKFQERREVELRAKREEEERKRREEKRRQQQQQQEEQKRRQEEEELFRRKQVRQQELLLKLLQQQQATNVPVPPAPSSPPPLWAGLAKQGLSMKTLLELQMESERQLHKQPAPREPLRAQAPNHRVLGGLGTAPLNQWVSEAGPLWGGPDKSGGSSSGSLGLWEDTLKSGGSLARSLGLKNSRSSPSLSDSYSHLSGRPVRKKTEEEDKLLKLLQGIPRPQDGFTQWCEQMLHTLSTTGSLDVPMAVAILKEVESPYDVHDYIRSCLGDTLEAKEFAKQFLERRAKQKASQQRQQQQQQQQQEAWLSSTSLQTAFQANHSTKLGPGEGSKAKRRALMLHSDPSILGYSLHGPSDEIESVDDY from the exons ATGGCAGCGGAGACGCTCAACTTTGGGCCTGAGTG GCTGAGGGCCCTGTCGAGTGGTGGCAGTGTGGCCTCTCCACCTCCATCCCCTGCCATGCCCAAATACAAGCTGGCCGACTACCGCTACGGGCGAGAGGAGATGCTGGCCCTCTATGTCAAGGAGAACAAG GTCCCCGAGGAGCTGAGGGACAAGGAGTTCGCCGCGGTGTTACAGGAGGAGCCATTGCAACCTCTGGCCCTGGAACCTCTGACTGAGGAGGAGCAG AGAAACTTCTCCCTGTCAGTGAACAGTGTGGCCGTGCTGAGGCTGATGGGGAAAGGGGCTGGGCCCCCTTTGGCTGCCACCTCCCGTGGCAGGGGCAGCACACGGAGCCGAG GCCGTGGCCGTGGGGACAGCTGCTTTTACCAAAGAAGCATTGAGGAAGGCGATGGGGCCTTCGGACGCAATCCCCGGGAGATCCAGCGAAGccagagctgggatgacag AGGTGAGAGGCGGTTTGAGAAGTCTGCAAGGAGGGACGGAG CACGATCTGGGTttgaggagggaggggctggcCCGAGGAAGGAGCACGCACGCTCAGACAGTGAGAACTGGCGTTCACTgcgagaggagcaggaggaggatggCAGCTGGAGACTCGGGGCAGGACCCCGACGGGACGGTGATCGCTGGCGTTCTACCAGCCCTG ATGGCGGTCCCCGCTCTGCTGGCTGGCGGGAGCATGGGGAGCGGAGGCGCAAGTTTGATTTTGACTTGCGAGGGGAGCGAGGAGGGTGTGGTGAAGACGACGGGCGGGTTGGGGGAGGCAGCTCCCACCTCCGGCGATGCCGGGGCCTCGATGGGTTTGAAGAGGACAAGGACGGGCTCCCTGAGTGGTGCCTGGATGATGAAGATGAGGAGATGGGGACTTTCGACGCCTCGGGGGCCTTCTTGCCCCTTAAG AAGGGCCCCAAGGAACCGATTCCCGAGGAGCAAGAGCTTGATTTCCAGggcctggaggaagaggaggaggagccttcCGAGGGGGTAGATGAAGAGGGGCCTGAGGCAG GGGGGAAGGAGGTGACCCCATTGCCTCCTCCAGAGAAGTCTAGCTCCCCGTCTTCACTGCCTGCCTTGGGCCCTCTCTGGACGACGCAGGAGGATGGTGATGAAGCAGTGGAGAAAGAGCTTCCGCCCGCTGAAG GAGACGAGATGAGGGGACTGTCCCTGAGCCCTGGAGTCGGCTCACCTCCTGGCCCACCTGGAGATCTGGAAGATGAAGAAGGCTTGAAGCACCTGCAGCAG gaggcagagaagctGGTGGCCTCCCTGCAGGACAGCTCCCTGGAGGAGGAGCAGTTTACGGCTGCCATGCAGACCCAGGGCCTTCGCCACTCCACAGCCGCCACTGCCCTCCCCCTCAGCCATGGCGCTGCCCGAAAGTGGTTCTACAAGGACCCACAGGGGGAAATCCAAG GCCCGTTCACGACCCAGGAGATGGCGGAGTGGTTCCAGGCCGGCTATTTCCCCATGTCACTCCTAGTGAAGAGGGGGTGTGACGAGGGCTTCCAGCCTCTGGGAGAGGTGATCAAGATGTGGGGCCGCGTGCCCTTTGCCCCCGGGCCCTCGCCACCCCCGCTGCTG GGGAACATGGATCAGGAGCGGCTGAAGAAGCAGCAGGAGCTGGCTGCCGCGGCCCTCTACCAGCAGCTGCAGCACCAGCACTTTCTGCAGCTGGTTGGCAG CCGCCAGCTCCCGCAGTGCACGCTCCGGGAAAAGGCAGCTATGGGGGACCTGACGccgccgcagcagcagcagcagctcacaaccttcctgCAGCAGCTCCAGGCTCTCAAAAcccccag GGGTGGGGACCAGAACCTGCTCCCGACGATGAGCCGGTCCTTGTCGGTGCCAGATTCAGGCCCCCTCTGGGACTTACATACCTCAGCTTCATCACAGTCAG GTGGTGAGGCCAGTCTTTGGGACATACCAATTAACTCTTCGACTCAGGGTCCAATTCTAGAACAACTCCAGCTGCAACATAAA TTTCAAGAGCGCAGAGAAGTGGAGCTCAGGGCGAAGCGTGAGGAAGAGGAGCGCAAACGCCGTGAGGAGAAGCGccgtcagcagcagcagcagcaggaggagcagaagcggcggcaggaggaggaggagctctTCCGGCGCAAGCAG GTGCGGCAGCAGGAACTGCTGCTGAAGCTGCTACAGCAGCAGCAAGCCACGAATGTCCCTGTGCCCCCTGCACCCAGCTCCCCGCCCCCACTCTGGGCTGGCCTAGCCAAGCAGGGTCTGTCCATGAAGACTCTGCTGGAGCTGCAGATGGAGAGCGAGCGGCAGCTGCACAAGCAGCCTGCACCCCGGGAGCCTCTGCGGGCCCAGGCCCCCAACCACCGAGTG CTTGGGGGCTTGGGCACTGCCCCTCTGAACCAGTGGGTGTCTGAGGCTGGGCCACTGTGGGGCGGGCCAGACAAGAGTGGgggcagcagcagtggcagccTGGGACTCTGGGAAGACACCCTCAAGAGTGGCGGGAGCCTGGCCCGGAGCTTGGGCCTAAAGAACAGTCGGAGCAGCCCATCT CTCAGTGACTCGTACAGTCACCTGTCAGGTCGACCTGTTCGCaaaaagacagaagaggaagatAAGTTGCTGAAGCTGCTCCAGGGCATCCCTCGGCCCCAGGACGGCTTCACCCAGTGGTGTGAGCAGATGCTACACACCCTGAGCACCACAGGCAGCCTGGATG TGCCCATGGCTGTAGCGATCCTCAAGGAGGTGGAGTCCCCCTATGATGTCCATGATTATATCCGTTCCTGCCTGGGGGACACGCTGGAAGCCAAAGAATTTGCCAAACAATTCCTGGAGCGGAGGGCCAAGCAGAAAGCCAGCcaacagcggcagcagcagcagcagcaacagcagcag GAGGCCTGGCTGAGCAGTACCTCCCTACAGACAGCCTTTCAGGCCAACCACAGCACCAAACTGGGCCCTGGGGAGGGCAGCAAGGCCAAGAGGCGGGCGCTGATGCTACACTCAGACCCCAGCATCTTGG GGTACTCCCTGCACGGCCCTTCCGATGAGATCGAGAGCGTGGATGACTACTGA
- the Gnb2 gene encoding guanine nucleotide-binding protein G(I)/G(S)/G(T) subunit beta-2, which translates to MSELEQLRQEAEQLRNQIRDARKACGDSTLTQITAGLDPVGRIQMRTRRTLRGHLAKIYAMHWGTDSRLLVSASQDGKLIIWDSYTTNKVHAIPLRSSWVMTCAYAPSGNFVACGGLDNICSIYSLKTREGNVRVSRELPGHTGYLSCCRFLDDNQIITSSGDTTCALWDIETGQQTVGFAGHSGDVMSLSLAPDGRTFVSGACDASIKLWDVRDSMCRQTFIGHESDINAVAFFPNGYAFTTGSDDATCRLFDLRADQELLMYSHDNIICGITSVAFSRSGRLLLAGYDDFNCNIWDAMKGDRAGVLAGHDNRVSCLGVTDDGMAVATGSWDSFLKIWN; encoded by the exons ATGAGTGAGCTGGAGCAACTGAGACAGGAGGCCGAGCAGCTCCGGAACCAGATCCGG GACGCCAGAAAAGCATGCGGGGATTCCACACTGACCCAG ATCACAGCTGGGCTGGACCCAGTGGGGAGAATTCAGATGAGAACACGGAGGACCCTCCGTGGACACCTGGCAAAAATCTATGCCATGCACTGGGGGACAGACTCAAG GCTGCTGGTCAGCGCCTCCCAGGATGGAAAGCTCATCATATGGGACAGCTACACCACCAACAAG GTCCATGCTATCCCTCTGCGCTCCTCCTGGGTCATGACCTGTGCCTACGCCCCCTCTGGGAACTTTGTAGCCTGTGGGGGTTTGGACAACATCTGCTCCATCTATAGCCTCAAGACTCGGGAGGGCAATGTCAGGGTCAGCAGAGAGCTGCCTGGCCACACTG GGTACCTTTCATGCTGCCGCTTCCTGGACGACAACCAAATCATCACCAGCTCTGGGGATACCACCTG TGCCCTGTGGGACATTGAGACAGGCCAGCAGACGGTGGGTTTTGCTGGACACAGTGGGGATGTGATGTCCCTGTCACTGGCCCCCGATGGCCGTACCTTTGTGTCAGGCGCCTGTGACGCCTCCATCAAGCTGTGGGATGTTCGGGATTCCATGTGCCGACAGACATTCATAGGTCATGAGTCTGACATCAACGCCGTGGCT TTCTTTCCCAATGGCTATGCCTTCACCACGGGATCAGATGACGCCACATGTCGCCTGTTTGACCTGCGGGCCGATCAGGAGCTGCTCATGTATTCCCATGACAACATCATCTGCGGCATCACCTCGGTTGCCTTCTCACGCAGTGGCCGGCTGCTGCTCGCGGGCTATGACGACTTCAACTGCAACATCTGGGATGCCATGAAGGGTGACCGTGCAG GTGTCCTCGCTGGCCACGATAACCGTGTGAGCTGCCTTGGGGTCACAGATGATGGGATGGCCGTGGCCACAGGCTCCTGGGACTCCTTCCTCAAGATCTGGAACTAA